The following nucleotide sequence is from Magnetococcales bacterium.
GAACTCCTCAGCAAAACCCGCATCAAAGTGGAAGAGATGGAAAAGAAAATTGCCGATCTGGAAAAGCTTCTGGCCGTCAAGGGAGATGACGAACCCCAGACGGAAGCCAAATCCAAACCGGACAAGGTTGCCAAAAAATCGTAGATCAGGCAGCGAATCAGTCACGCATCGAGCAGGGAGAAAGAGTCATGCGCAAGGCCTATCTGGCGGGAACCTGGGTGGAGAGCGGCAAGAGCCAGGATGTCATCAATCCCTACAATGGTACCGTCGTGGACCAGGTGGTCCAATGCACCCCGACCGAGATTGACCGTGCCCTGGATGCCGCCGTCGCCTCCCTGGAAGAGACCCGGAATCTGGAACCCTACCAGCGGGCCGATGCCCTGTGGTTTGTCGTCAACCAGCTCCAGGAGCGTCAGGAGGAGTTTGCCCGTCTCCTGTCACAGGAAAATGGCAAAACCCTGGCTGAATCGCGTCTGGAAATGGCCCGGGTTATCGCAACATTCGAAATTGCCGCCGGAGAAGCCACCCGGGTTTATGGAGAGGCGTTCGATCTGGGCATCAACCCGATGGGTGCCAAACGCCGTGCCCTGGTCCGCCACTATCCGGTGGGGGTGGTTTCAGCCATCGCCCCCTTCAATTTTCCCCTCAATCTGGCCGTACACAAAATTGCCCCGGCCATGGCCGTCGGCTGCCCGGTGGTCCTGAAACCCGCCTCCAAAACCCCGCTGACCTCCCTGCTGCTCGCCGAAATCATCCAAAAGTCCGGCTGGCCTCTGGGGGCATTTTCGGTCCTGCCCTGCGACCGGGCCGCCGGGCAAATGCTCGTCGAGGACGAACGCATCAAATTGCTCTCCTTTACAGGCTCACCGGAAGTGGGCTGGAAAATGAAACGCGACGCCGGCAAAAAAAAGGTGGTCCTGGAGCTGGGCGGCAATGCCGGTCTCATCGTGGATCGGGATGTCCGGGATTGGGATTGGCTGATCGCCCGGGCCATCACCGGAGCGTTTTATCAATGCGGGCAGGTGTGCATTTCAGTGCAGCGCATCTTTTTGCACCAGGAGATCATGGGCGAATTTCGCGCCCGCTTCAAGGCCGCTGCCGAAGCCCTGAAAATCGGCGATCCCCTGGATGAATCCACCACCCTGGGACCGATCATCGACCAGGCCAACCGGGAACGCATCGTGGCCTGGATCCATGAAGCCCTCGATCTGGGAGCCAAACTGGTCACCGGCAACACCATTGCCCCGGTCGGCGTCGGCAACAGCCTGAGCGCCACCATCCTGGAAGAAGTCGATCCCCATTCCCGCATCGCCGCCGATGAAGCCTTCGGCCCGGTCGTCACCCTGACCCCGGTCAGTTCCATGAACGAAGCCTTTGCCCTGGTCAACAACTCCCGCTTTGGCCTGCAATGCGGCATCTTTACGAATGATTTCAACACCGTCATCCAGGCCCTGGACACCCTGGAAGTGGGCGGCGTCATCCACAACGATGTCCCCTCCTTCCGCGTGGACAGCATGCCCTACGGTGGCCTCAAGGACTCCGGCCTCGGTCGAGAAGGGATCCGCTACGCCATGCGCGACATGCTCGAAGAACGGGTCCTGGTCTATAAACGTTGAACTCGATCCGGAATCCAGGTACATGACAGGAGCTTCCATGACCATAGCCGAAGAAATCTACGAACGTGCGCTGCAACTGCCAGAAAATAAAGCAGAGGTGGTACTGAATTTTATTGGTTACCTGGAAATGGCGGCGATGGAAAGAAAGAGCAATCATATTCAAGAAAGCCTTGCCATGACAGACAAGTTGAAAACCTATTCCACAGTAACCATCCCAGTCATCGTGGACGAAGCACCACCTGATGATTGGCCTGAACCTATTCATGTCGATTCATGGGACGACAATATCGACCTGAGCCGGAATGCCTTGTATGGCGATGATGGACGATAACGCCCTGTTTTTGGATACCAATATCCTCGTTTATGCCGCCGTGGGAAAATCTTTGCATCACAAAACATGTGTCAAATATCTGGTCAATAAGCGTCGATCCAACACGAAACTTGTTATCAGTCGTCAAATCCTGCGAGAGTTCATGGCGGCACTCTCCCGCCCACAAAAGGCCTTTTCTCCCATTCGAAGAGACAGGATCGTGCGTATGGCGCTTGCATTTCAGCGCCGCATGGCTGTTTGCGATGATCATGCTTTGGTCAGTACTCATCTGGTACAAATTTTCGAAGAATTTCCGGTAGGTGGCAAGCAGGTCCACGATGCCAACATTGTCGCCACCATGTTGACCTACGGTATGTCAACCCTGGTCACCTATAACGTGACCGACTTTCGCCGTTTTGATGGACTTATTCGTTTGGTCACACCAGGGGATGTTGCAGAAGAATAACGCATGACCCACCCCCGGAATCCGCTGGTCCTGCTCCTGAGATGCGCAGGAAAGTGAGCCATTGTGATTTTCATGTCCGTGGCACATAATCGCGAACTGCCGAGAGTCGGTTGCCTGTCATCTGAACTGCCACCAAGTTGCATTGGGAGGTTCGTCGTGAGCAATAAGTCATTGGAAGCCACTGTGGATCCTGAGCTGGTGCGAAAGTGGATCAGCGATATCGGGTCGGATTCCACGGCGGCCGTGCCGCTGCTGCAAGCCATTCAGACGGAGTATCGCTATCTGCCCCGCACAGCCATGGATCTCGTGGTGGGGAATACGAGCATTACCGCCAGCCAACTGTATGGTGTCGCCACTTTCTATGCCCAGTTTCGTTTGCGCCCGGTTGGTCGGCACATGATCAAGGTATGCCACGGAACGGCCTGCCATGTCAGTGGTGCAGACCGGGTGGATACCGCCATTCGCCAAATCCTCGATCTGCGGGAACCGGATGCGGATACGGCTGCCAACGGCAGCTATACCATGGAAAAGGTGGCCTGCATCGGCTGTTGCAGTCTGGCCCCCGTCATGTTGATCGGCGAAGAGGCCTTCCCCCACCTGAAAGGGGCCGATGCCCAACGCTTCATCCAGAAACATGCCAAGGGTGTCGGAGAAGCACTGCCGGGAGACGCCGGAAAAAATGATGCCGGCGACGCGGCCCACGACAAACCAGGCAAGACGAAAAAAACCATGGAGGCGCGGCCATGACGACCGGTAAAGGGATGACCATCACCATCGGTGAGGGAACTTGCGGTATCGCCGCCGGTGCCCGCGATGTGGCCAACATGTTGGGACAACGATTCCCGGATGCCCACATGCGCAGCGTCAGTTGCATGGGCATGTGCCACCAGGAACCCCTGATCGAAATCACCAATCCAGACGGCAAATCCTTCCTGTATGGCAAGGTCAACAAAAAAAATCTCCCCAAGATTGTCCATTTTCATCGGGGAGAAGGAGAGTTGCCCGTCGGCAACTTCATCCGCTCCACGGATCAGCCGGAAACGGAAAAATGGTCCTACATGGGCAACCAGACCCGTATTGCCCTGCGCAACGTGGGTCACCTGAATCCCACATCCATCAGCGAAGCCCGGGCCAGAGGCAGCTATCAGGCCATCGAAAACATCCTCCAGGGTGGCATCTGCCCGGAAGCGGTTCTCGAAGAGGTGAAAATTTCCAAGCTGCGCGGACGGGGTGGTGCCGGCTTCCTGACCGCCACCAAATGGGGCTTTGCCCGCAGCGCCCCCGGTTATCCCAAATATCTGGTCTGCAACGGCGACGAAGGTGACCCCGGTGCCTTCATGGATCGCTCCCTGCTGGAAGGAGACCCCCACTCCGTCCTGGAAGGAATGCTGATCGCCGCCTACGCTATCGGTGCCAGCAAAGGGTACGCCTACATCCGGGCAGAATATCCCCTGGCCGTGCGCTATTTCGGCAAGGCCATCGAAGATGCCCGGGCCGCCGGTTACCTGGGCGAATTCATCATGGGAACCGACTTTTCCTTCGATATCAAAATCAAGGAAGGAGCAGGAGCCTTTGTCTGCGGTGAAGAGACCGCCTTGCTGGCCTCCATCGAAGGCCAGCGCGGCATGCCCCGCATCCGGCCACCCTTCCCGGCCATCCAGGGCCTGTTCGGCAAACCCACCATCATCAACAACGTTGAAACCCTCGCCAACCTCCCCTGGATCCTCAAAAACGGCGGCAAGGTCTATGCAGCCATCGGCACGGAAAAAAGCAAGGGAACCAAGGTGTTTGCCCTGGCCGGTGCCGTCATGCACGGCGGACTCGTCGAAGTACCGATGGGCATGACCATCGAACGGGTCATCAACGAAATCGGTGGCGGCTCCGCCTCCAGTCGGCCCATCAAGGCAGTCCAGCTCGGCGGCCCCAGCGGCGGATGCATCCCGTCCTCCCTGTTCAACACCATCATCGACTATGAAGCCATCAACGCCACCGGTGCCATCATGGGTTCAGGCGGCATGGTGGTCATGGATTCCCAATCCTGCATGGTGGATATCGCCCGCTACTTCCTCGACTTTACCCAGGTCGAATCCTGCGGCAAATGCACATTCTGCCGCATCGGTACCCTGCGCATGAAGGAGATTCTCTCCAAAATATGCGGCGGTCGCGGTACCATGGAAGACCTCGAAATTCTCGAAGACCTGGCACCCCAGATCAAGGACGCCAGCCTCTGCGGCCTGGGTCAGACCGCACCCAACCCGGTCCTGACCACCCTCAAATATTTCCGGGAAGAGTACCTGGCCCATGTGCTGGACCATCGGTGCCCGGGCGGAGTCTGCAAAGCCCTGATCACCCATACCATCAACCAGAAAGAGTGTACCGGATGCACCATCTGCAAACGGTACTGCCCAGCCGAATGCATCACCGGCGAGTTGAAAAAACCCGAAACGTGGTTCATCAACCAGGAGTTGTGCATCAACTGCGGCATGTGCAAGGAGGTCTGTAATCCCGAGGCCGTCATGGTGGAGTCGCTCGGCTTGAAAGCGGCCCACTCCCAGCCAGCGAGGGCGTCCGCATGAGC
It contains:
- a CDS encoding aldehyde dehydrogenase family protein, which gives rise to MRKAYLAGTWVESGKSQDVINPYNGTVVDQVVQCTPTEIDRALDAAVASLEETRNLEPYQRADALWFVVNQLQERQEEFARLLSQENGKTLAESRLEMARVIATFEIAAGEATRVYGEAFDLGINPMGAKRRALVRHYPVGVVSAIAPFNFPLNLAVHKIAPAMAVGCPVVLKPASKTPLTSLLLAEIIQKSGWPLGAFSVLPCDRAAGQMLVEDERIKLLSFTGSPEVGWKMKRDAGKKKVVLELGGNAGLIVDRDVRDWDWLIARAITGAFYQCGQVCISVQRIFLHQEIMGEFRARFKAAAEALKIGDPLDESTTLGPIIDQANRERIVAWIHEALDLGAKLVTGNTIAPVGVGNSLSATILEEVDPHSRIAADEAFGPVVTLTPVSSMNEAFALVNNSRFGLQCGIFTNDFNTVIQALDTLEVGGVIHNDVPSFRVDSMPYGGLKDSGLGREGIRYAMRDMLEERVLVYKR
- a CDS encoding type II toxin-antitoxin system VapC family toxin, with translation MAMMDDNALFLDTNILVYAAVGKSLHHKTCVKYLVNKRRSNTKLVISRQILREFMAALSRPQKAFSPIRRDRIVRMALAFQRRMAVCDDHALVSTHLVQIFEEFPVGGKQVHDANIVATMLTYGMSTLVTYNVTDFRRFDGLIRLVTPGDVAEE
- a CDS encoding NAD(P)H-dependent oxidoreductase subunit E, which produces MSNKSLEATVDPELVRKWISDIGSDSTAAVPLLQAIQTEYRYLPRTAMDLVVGNTSITASQLYGVATFYAQFRLRPVGRHMIKVCHGTACHVSGADRVDTAIRQILDLREPDADTAANGSYTMEKVACIGCCSLAPVMLIGEEAFPHLKGADAQRFIQKHAKGVGEALPGDAGKNDAGDAAHDKPGKTKKTMEARP
- a CDS encoding NADH-quinone oxidoreductase subunit NuoF, translating into MTITIGEGTCGIAAGARDVANMLGQRFPDAHMRSVSCMGMCHQEPLIEITNPDGKSFLYGKVNKKNLPKIVHFHRGEGELPVGNFIRSTDQPETEKWSYMGNQTRIALRNVGHLNPTSISEARARGSYQAIENILQGGICPEAVLEEVKISKLRGRGGAGFLTATKWGFARSAPGYPKYLVCNGDEGDPGAFMDRSLLEGDPHSVLEGMLIAAYAIGASKGYAYIRAEYPLAVRYFGKAIEDARAAGYLGEFIMGTDFSFDIKIKEGAGAFVCGEETALLASIEGQRGMPRIRPPFPAIQGLFGKPTIINNVETLANLPWILKNGGKVYAAIGTEKSKGTKVFALAGAVMHGGLVEVPMGMTIERVINEIGGGSASSRPIKAVQLGGPSGGCIPSSLFNTIIDYEAINATGAIMGSGGMVVMDSQSCMVDIARYFLDFTQVESCGKCTFCRIGTLRMKEILSKICGGRGTMEDLEILEDLAPQIKDASLCGLGQTAPNPVLTTLKYFREEYLAHVLDHRCPGGVCKALITHTINQKECTGCTICKRYCPAECITGELKKPETWFINQELCINCGMCKEVCNPEAVMVESLGLKAAHSQPARASA